In Gambusia affinis linkage group LG08, SWU_Gaff_1.0, whole genome shotgun sequence, a single window of DNA contains:
- the fem1b gene encoding protein fem-1 homolog B isoform X2 has product MCLIWPAKGPLLLSSQHGTDTTMWCVFSWTTTEWTRNRPAPSGSTGSYIIDGATALWCAAGAGHFVVVHLLVSHGANVNHTTITNSTPLRAACFDGRLDIVRYLVEHNADISITNKFNNTCLMIASYRGHVDVVKFLLERGADVNAKAHCGATALHFAAEAGHLEIVKALMDSQAAMAMNGHGMTPLKVAAESCKADVVELLMGHDDCDAPSRIEALELLGASFANDRENYDIQKTYHYLHMAMTERYHDPDNIIVKDLMPPIEAYGGRSECRTLQQLEAIRVDRDALHMEGLMIRERIMGSDNIDLSHPIIYRGAVCADNMEFDQCIKLWLHALRLRQKGNRNTHKDLLRFAQVFSQMVHLKEVVLASAVEQVLSCSVLEIQRSMARVDTAAESELTQAMENYESNIFTFLYLACISTKTNCSDEEQAKINKHIYDLIQLDPRTSEGSSLLHLAISSSTPVDDFHTNDVCSFPNAKVTKLLLDCGAQVNAVDNEGNTPLHVIVQYNRPISDFLTLHAIIINLVEAGAHTDMTNKQKKTPLDKSTTGVSEILLKTQMKMSLKCLAARAVRQHQITYRNQIPKTLEEFVEFH; this is encoded by the exons ATGTGTCTCATCTGGCCGGCCAAAGGTCCACTCCTCTTATCATCGCAGCACGGAACGGACACGACAATGTGGTGCGTCTTCTCCTGGACCACTACAGAGTGGACACGGAACAGACCGGCACCGTCCGGTTCGACGGGTAG CTACATCATTGATGGGGCCACAGCGCTGTGGTGTGCAGCCGGAGCCGGACACTTTGTGGTGGTTCACCTCCTGGTGAGCCATGGCGCTAACGTCAACCACACAACCATTACCAACTCCACGCCCCTCCGGGCTGCCTGCTTTGATGGCCGACTGGACATCGTCCGGTACCTGGTGGAACACAACGCCGACATCAGCATCACCAACAAGTTCAACAACACCTGCTTGATGATCGCTTCCTACAGGGGCCATGTGGACGTGGTTAAGTTCTTGTTGGAGCGGGGTGCCGATGTCAATGCCAAAGCTCACTGCGGGGCCACGGCCCTGCACTTCGCAGCAGAGGCAGGCCATCTAGAAATTGTGAAAGCGCTGATGGACTCGCAGGCTGCCATGGCGATGAATGGACATGGCATGACGCCGTTAAAGGTAGCTGCAGAGAGCTGTAAAGCTGATGTGGTGGAGCTGTTGATGGGTCATGATGACTGCGACGCTCCCAGTCGCATCGAAGCCTTGGAGCTGCTGGGGGCGTCTTTTGCCAATGACCGGGAGAACTATGACATCCAGAAAACATACCACTACCTTCACATGGCCATGACAGAGCGCTACCATGACCCTGACAACATCATTGTGAAGGACTTGATGCCACCCATTGAAGCTTACGGGGGGCGTAGTGAGTGTAGAACGCTCCAGCAGCTGGAAGCCATCCGGGTGGACAGGGATGCCTTGCACATGGAGGGGCTCATGATTCGGGAACGCATCATGGGCTCAGACAACATTGACTTGTCACATCCCATCATTTACCGAGGAGCGGTCTGTGCAGACAACATGGAGTTTGATCAGTGTATCAAACTGTGGCTTCATGCCCTTCGACTCCGGCAAAAGGGGAACCGCAACACGCACAAAGATTTGCTGCGCTTCGCCCAGGTATTCTCCCAGATGGTGCACCTGAAGGAGGTGGTGTTGGCCTCGGCAGTGGAGCAGGTCCTCAGCTGCAGTGTTCTGGAGATTCAGCGCAGCATGGCTCGAGTTGACACAGCGGCTGAATCCGAGCTGACGCAGGCCATGGAAAATTATGAAtccaatatttttacttttctttatttggcCTGCATCTCCACTAAGACGAACTGCAGTGATGAGGAGCAAGCCAAGATTAACAAGCACATTTACGACCTGATCCAGCTGGATCCACGGACAAGTGAAGGCTCCTCGCTGCTCCACCTGGCCATCAGCTCCAGCACACCTGTTGATGATTTTCACACCAATGACGTGTGCAGCTTCCCTAATGCCAAGGTGACCAAGCTGTTGCTGGACTGTGGTGCTCAGGTAAATGCAGTGGATAATGAAGGAAACACTCCCCTCCACGTTATTGTCCAGTACAATCGACCAATCAGTGACTTCCTCACTCTACACGCCATCATCATCAACTTGGTGGAGGCCGGGGCCCACACAGATATGACCAACAAGCAGAAGAAGACTCCGCTGGACAAAAGTACCACAGGTGTGTCTGAGATCCTGCTGAAGACCCAGATGAAAATGAGCCTTAAGTGCCTGGCAGCGCGTGCTGTCCGACAGCACCAGATCACTTATCGCAACCAGATTCCCAAAACTCTGGAAGAGTTTGTGGAGTTCCACTGA
- the fem1b gene encoding protein fem-1 homolog B isoform X1 encodes MESLAGYVYKAASEGRVLTLAALLLNHSEVEIRFLLSYVSHLAGQRSTPLIIAARNGHDNVVRLLLDHYRVDTEQTGTVRFDGYIIDGATALWCAAGAGHFVVVHLLVSHGANVNHTTITNSTPLRAACFDGRLDIVRYLVEHNADISITNKFNNTCLMIASYRGHVDVVKFLLERGADVNAKAHCGATALHFAAEAGHLEIVKALMDSQAAMAMNGHGMTPLKVAAESCKADVVELLMGHDDCDAPSRIEALELLGASFANDRENYDIQKTYHYLHMAMTERYHDPDNIIVKDLMPPIEAYGGRSECRTLQQLEAIRVDRDALHMEGLMIRERIMGSDNIDLSHPIIYRGAVCADNMEFDQCIKLWLHALRLRQKGNRNTHKDLLRFAQVFSQMVHLKEVVLASAVEQVLSCSVLEIQRSMARVDTAAESELTQAMENYESNIFTFLYLACISTKTNCSDEEQAKINKHIYDLIQLDPRTSEGSSLLHLAISSSTPVDDFHTNDVCSFPNAKVTKLLLDCGAQVNAVDNEGNTPLHVIVQYNRPISDFLTLHAIIINLVEAGAHTDMTNKQKKTPLDKSTTGVSEILLKTQMKMSLKCLAARAVRQHQITYRNQIPKTLEEFVEFH; translated from the exons ATGGAGTCTTTGGCCGGCTACGTTTATAAGGCAGCCAGCGAGGGTCGGGTCCTGACACTGGCCGCACTTCTACTCAACCACTCTGAGGTGGAGATTCGGTTCCTCCTGAGCTATGTGTCTCATCTGGCCGGCCAAAGGTCCACTCCTCTTATCATCGCAGCACGGAACGGACACGACAATGTGGTGCGTCTTCTCCTGGACCACTACAGAGTGGACACGGAACAGACCGGCACCGTCCGGTTCGACGG CTACATCATTGATGGGGCCACAGCGCTGTGGTGTGCAGCCGGAGCCGGACACTTTGTGGTGGTTCACCTCCTGGTGAGCCATGGCGCTAACGTCAACCACACAACCATTACCAACTCCACGCCCCTCCGGGCTGCCTGCTTTGATGGCCGACTGGACATCGTCCGGTACCTGGTGGAACACAACGCCGACATCAGCATCACCAACAAGTTCAACAACACCTGCTTGATGATCGCTTCCTACAGGGGCCATGTGGACGTGGTTAAGTTCTTGTTGGAGCGGGGTGCCGATGTCAATGCCAAAGCTCACTGCGGGGCCACGGCCCTGCACTTCGCAGCAGAGGCAGGCCATCTAGAAATTGTGAAAGCGCTGATGGACTCGCAGGCTGCCATGGCGATGAATGGACATGGCATGACGCCGTTAAAGGTAGCTGCAGAGAGCTGTAAAGCTGATGTGGTGGAGCTGTTGATGGGTCATGATGACTGCGACGCTCCCAGTCGCATCGAAGCCTTGGAGCTGCTGGGGGCGTCTTTTGCCAATGACCGGGAGAACTATGACATCCAGAAAACATACCACTACCTTCACATGGCCATGACAGAGCGCTACCATGACCCTGACAACATCATTGTGAAGGACTTGATGCCACCCATTGAAGCTTACGGGGGGCGTAGTGAGTGTAGAACGCTCCAGCAGCTGGAAGCCATCCGGGTGGACAGGGATGCCTTGCACATGGAGGGGCTCATGATTCGGGAACGCATCATGGGCTCAGACAACATTGACTTGTCACATCCCATCATTTACCGAGGAGCGGTCTGTGCAGACAACATGGAGTTTGATCAGTGTATCAAACTGTGGCTTCATGCCCTTCGACTCCGGCAAAAGGGGAACCGCAACACGCACAAAGATTTGCTGCGCTTCGCCCAGGTATTCTCCCAGATGGTGCACCTGAAGGAGGTGGTGTTGGCCTCGGCAGTGGAGCAGGTCCTCAGCTGCAGTGTTCTGGAGATTCAGCGCAGCATGGCTCGAGTTGACACAGCGGCTGAATCCGAGCTGACGCAGGCCATGGAAAATTATGAAtccaatatttttacttttctttatttggcCTGCATCTCCACTAAGACGAACTGCAGTGATGAGGAGCAAGCCAAGATTAACAAGCACATTTACGACCTGATCCAGCTGGATCCACGGACAAGTGAAGGCTCCTCGCTGCTCCACCTGGCCATCAGCTCCAGCACACCTGTTGATGATTTTCACACCAATGACGTGTGCAGCTTCCCTAATGCCAAGGTGACCAAGCTGTTGCTGGACTGTGGTGCTCAGGTAAATGCAGTGGATAATGAAGGAAACACTCCCCTCCACGTTATTGTCCAGTACAATCGACCAATCAGTGACTTCCTCACTCTACACGCCATCATCATCAACTTGGTGGAGGCCGGGGCCCACACAGATATGACCAACAAGCAGAAGAAGACTCCGCTGGACAAAAGTACCACAGGTGTGTCTGAGATCCTGCTGAAGACCCAGATGAAAATGAGCCTTAAGTGCCTGGCAGCGCGTGCTGTCCGACAGCACCAGATCACTTATCGCAACCAGATTCCCAAAACTCTGGAAGAGTTTGTGGAGTTCCACTGA